A window of the Cicer arietinum cultivar CDC Frontier isolate Library 1 chromosome 6, Cicar.CDCFrontier_v2.0, whole genome shotgun sequence genome harbors these coding sequences:
- the LOC101503943 gene encoding uncharacterized protein, producing the protein MQQRKSSLGRPSGTDGSDFSYRMVVDSRYQLVAKGRKCLSLRFIIEALFLFIGVIFAFLPGTKGDTPNTVALSSVIASIVLLIIADIGRRRSQTSLLRLYAFVSSIAILLLVASLANQYSLLKAIQYFSHRGTRGYDVDFPILQTGLLVYILTLSLFKISNIKAVATLLFNMTPPKKAS; encoded by the exons atgcaGCAAAGAAAATCATCATTGGGAAGGCCTTCTGGAACCGATGGCTCTGATTTTTCCTATCGTATGGTAGTTGATTCAA ggtatcAACTTGTTGCAAAGGGGAGGAAATGCCTATCTCTGCGATTCATTATTGAG GCTTTGTTTCTGTTTATAGGAGTGATATTTGCATTTTTACCAGGAACAAAAGGGGATACGCCAAATACAGTTGCCCTTTCTTCTGTTATTGCTAGTATTGTTTTGTTGATCATTGCAGATATAG GTAGAAGACGAAGCCAGACAAGTTTGTTGAGATTATATGCCTTCGTATCATCCATAGCAATTCTTCTCTTGGTTGCTTCCCTTGCGAATCAGTATTCTCTGCTGAAG GCAATCCAGTATTTTAGTCATCGAGGAACGAGGGGTTATGATGTTGATTTTCCTATTCTTCAAACTG GTTTGTTGGTTTATATACTCACTTTATCGTTGTTTAAGATCAGTAATATCAAAGCAGTCGCGACCCTTCTTTTTAACATGACGCCTCCCAAGAAAGCCTCTTAA